The following nucleotide sequence is from Natrinema salifodinae.
CCAGTAGCGGTCGAACAACATGGTGAACGCCTCGACGACGCCGGGGCCGGGTGGCCGACCCTCGACCGTGGCGGCGGGCCAGAGCATGAGTTCGACCTGGAGCACTCCCTGTCGGAACAGCGCGTCCGCGACGTCCGCGGGGAGGTGCGATAGGTAGCCGAACCCGAATGCGAGTCCGGTCCGCGGCCGGCCGGCCGCGTTCGCGACGGTCCCGACGACCAGCGCCAGGGGCACCGCGAAGAAGATCGAGTGGCCGATCCCGTAGCCGACGTCGAAGACGCCGTACTCCCACGCGAGCGGCTTATCGATCAGGTCGGGGAGCACCGACGCGACCACGACCGCGAAGCCGTCGAGGCCGCCTGGCGACTCGCGGGTGAGGATGTGACGGCACAGCGAGTAGGCGAGATAGGCGACGATCGCGTGTTCCCACGGCCACATAGCGGGAGGTCCGGCCGCCGACGAATAGTTATGGCACGCTTGCGGGGCCGAACGGAGGTGAGGCGGGCGTACCGGTCTCTCCGGGCGTTCCGAGAGCGATAGGAACCGGTTACCGGCCGCGTCGTGACTGATGACCGGGACGGCACTCGCCAACTGCGATTCGTTCGGTTCGCGTTCGTCGCGGTTTGTGGTTTGTATTTGGTTCGTATGCGCGCCTCGCGAGCGCACGCGAGAACAGACGATCCATGCTATCGAATCGACACGATTTAGCGACCGGGATCGTAGGGAGACACATGGATCGATCGGGATTCGTCAAACTCGCGGTCGTCGCGTTCGGGCTCGTGACCCTGAGTTTCTTCGTCCGGGGGCTCAGTCGGATCGTGCTCGGCGCGGAGACCGCGAGCCTGCTCCAGGCCCCCTTCGCCGTCGTCGGGTTCGCCCTGCTGGTCTACCTGTTCGTCAGGGCGACCCTCGACTTCGTCGGGGTCTGGGAGGTCGAGAACTCGGACGCGTGAGCGGAAGGAAACCGTTTTTCGACCGCCGCACGAACCCGAACGCATGACAATCGACGTGCAGGCGATCGCCGATCTCGGACCGGCCGACCGCACGGCGTTTTTTGAGCGCGACGCCGGGATCGAGGCGGTCAGAGGAGACGTCCGCGAGATCGTCGAGCGGGTCCGCGAGGAGGGCGACGTCGCCGTCCGCGAATTCACCAGCGAGTTCGACGGCGTCGAGGTCGGCAACCTCGAGATCACCGACGAGTGCGAGCGGGCTTACGACGAGATCGACGCGGAGATCCGGGAGGCCATCGAGACCGCGGCGACGAACGTTCGCAAGTTCCACGACGCCCAACTCCCCGAGGACTGGCGGGAGGAGTTCGGCGACGGCCGCACGCTGGGCCGACGGTTCCGACCGATCGACCGCGTCGGCGTCTACGTCCCCGGCGGCTCCGCGGCCTACCCCTCCAGCGCGATCATGGGCGTCGTCCCGG
It contains:
- a CDS encoding metal-dependent hydrolase, whose translation is MWPWEHAIVAYLAYSLCRHILTRESPGGLDGFAVVVASVLPDLIDKPLAWEYGVFDVGYGIGHSIFFAVPLALVVGTVANAAGRPRTGLAFGFGYLSHLPADVADALFRQGVLQVELMLWPAATVEGRPPGPGVVEAFTMLFDRYWHHLIAGELSTYRWTQVGLAGLALLVWLADGAPVLRECLVAGTRGVRALLARDAESSRANRSD